In Chloracidobacterium sp., one genomic interval encodes:
- a CDS encoding carbohydrate binding family 9 domain-containing protein, which produces MTRPAIFLFLILIVSIGHAQSPRSGDSSGPSADGNTRKRIGRIELPPEKQRPIMIPKVSAALTIDGLLNEEAWKDAAVFKDFIQVAPGDNTPPSKPTEAYMMYDEHFLYLGFKCWDDKDKIRATVAQRDDIFGEDNVRVWLDTYDDQRRAYLLGFNPYGIQLDGIFTEGGMGPDFSVDIVMESKGVIQDWGWSVEVKIPFKSLRYSAGKGKFWGFNVARNIDRNNDELDAWLPDDRNMAGKLVKHGRIGGLDGIKYERTLEIVPSVTVSETGELKRDPIIVGGRFVNGPVKAEVGVNLKFTLSPNVTLDATVNPDFAEIEADAPVITANQRFPIFFEEKRPFFLEGKDIFQSPLQTFYSRSIVDPDYAVKLSGKAGKTSFGFLAASDKAPGNYSEDDRRRNSQCRLAQQSDPTIQCPLDEFIDKNALFSVVRVKRDFGDSNNIGFFGTSRIFPRDRNFTAGIDGTYKLNSKTVMEFQAVGTHSRKDFYSPETDRFSYRTGNGFGYLWGIDYTTDTHGWFVQAKGRTRDYRADAGFTNRVDTNGLFFMNRLSTKSNPNGRLVRVNTTQLVRYDFDWNGRLQSTGVQAGLNLQFSGNFSVDFEAGDSLEKLYEDEFGPKRNSSGTMAGAFSGPAERSSHQPMASVNFSKNLSKRMSVGGFLGHVWGAFDYDFGAGQRYPRVSPTYLNWVSSGMTGPYPALDPGRGGQTDIGLELSLKPTDAFSVSLEYSNSQLRRYDTDKIAFDSNIYTLRSTYQFTRFTFIRARIDYDTLRNRTAGQFLFGWSPHPGTAFYAGYNDDLNYRGYNRFTQNYTPGFERNSRTFFIRASYLFRKSF; this is translated from the coding sequence ATGACCAGACCTGCAATATTTCTCTTTCTGATATTGATAGTAAGCATCGGGCATGCACAATCGCCCCGATCGGGCGACAGCAGCGGCCCTTCTGCTGATGGCAATACACGCAAGCGGATAGGTCGGATCGAACTTCCGCCTGAGAAGCAGCGGCCAATCATGATCCCAAAGGTATCGGCGGCTCTCACGATCGACGGCTTATTGAACGAGGAAGCATGGAAGGATGCGGCGGTCTTTAAGGACTTCATCCAAGTTGCGCCCGGAGACAATACGCCGCCCTCAAAGCCTACCGAAGCGTATATGATGTACGACGAACATTTTCTGTATCTCGGCTTCAAATGTTGGGATGATAAGGACAAGATCCGAGCCACCGTTGCTCAGCGCGATGATATATTCGGCGAGGACAACGTCCGCGTCTGGCTCGACACCTATGACGATCAGCGGCGTGCTTATTTATTGGGATTCAACCCGTATGGCATTCAGCTGGACGGCATTTTTACCGAAGGAGGCATGGGGCCCGATTTTTCCGTCGATATTGTAATGGAATCAAAAGGCGTGATCCAGGATTGGGGATGGTCGGTCGAGGTAAAGATACCTTTCAAATCGCTTCGCTATTCTGCGGGCAAAGGGAAGTTTTGGGGCTTCAATGTCGCACGGAACATCGACCGTAATAATGACGAACTCGATGCGTGGCTGCCGGATGACCGCAATATGGCGGGCAAGCTGGTGAAGCACGGCAGGATAGGCGGCCTCGACGGCATCAAATACGAACGGACGCTTGAGATCGTGCCGAGCGTTACGGTTAGTGAAACGGGCGAATTGAAGCGTGATCCTATAATTGTCGGCGGAAGATTTGTCAATGGGCCGGTCAAGGCAGAGGTCGGCGTCAATTTGAAATTCACGCTCTCGCCCAACGTTACACTTGATGCAACGGTCAATCCGGATTTTGCCGAGATCGAAGCCGATGCACCTGTGATCACGGCAAATCAACGCTTTCCGATCTTTTTTGAAGAGAAGCGGCCGTTCTTTCTTGAGGGAAAAGATATCTTCCAATCTCCGTTGCAAACATTCTATTCACGTTCGATCGTCGATCCGGATTACGCAGTGAAATTGAGCGGCAAGGCCGGCAAGACGTCATTCGGATTCCTGGCGGCGTCTGACAAGGCGCCGGGAAATTACTCCGAGGATGACCGCCGCCGAAACAGCCAATGCCGCCTCGCTCAGCAGAGCGACCCGACCATACAGTGTCCGTTGGATGAATTTATCGATAAGAACGCATTATTTTCCGTCGTTCGTGTAAAACGCGACTTTGGTGACAGTAATAATATCGGCTTCTTCGGGACGTCGCGCATATTTCCGAGAGATCGAAACTTCACTGCCGGTATTGACGGAACATACAAGCTGAATTCAAAGACCGTCATGGAGTTCCAAGCTGTCGGGACGCACTCGCGCAAGGACTTTTATTCACCGGAAACGGACAGGTTCTCATACCGTACCGGGAACGGCTTCGGATATTTGTGGGGTATCGACTATACGACCGACACGCATGGCTGGTTCGTGCAGGCCAAGGGCCGGACGCGCGATTATCGCGCCGATGCCGGTTTCACTAACCGGGTCGATACGAATGGCCTTTTCTTTATGAATCGGCTGAGTACAAAGTCGAATCCGAACGGCCGGCTCGTGCGTGTGAATACTACACAGCTCGTTAGATACGATTTCGATTGGAATGGCCGGCTTCAGAGCACCGGTGTGCAGGCAGGCCTGAATCTTCAGTTCAGCGGCAACTTTTCCGTCGATTTCGAGGCCGGCGACAGCCTTGAGAAACTTTATGAGGACGAGTTCGGGCCAAAACGCAATAGTTCAGGCACGATGGCAGGAGCGTTCTCGGGGCCGGCAGAGCGGTCATCGCATCAGCCGATGGCCAGCGTTAATTTTTCCAAGAACTTGAGTAAACGGATGAGCGTCGGCGGATTTCTGGGTCACGTCTGGGGCGCATTTGATTACGATTTCGGAGCGGGTCAACGATACCCGAGAGTTTCACCGACATATCTGAACTGGGTGAGCAGCGGAATGACAGGCCCTTATCCCGCTCTTGATCCGGGCCGCGGCGGGCAAACGGATATCGGCCTTGAGCTTTCGCTCAAACCGACGGACGCCTTCAGCGTTTCGCTTGAATATTCGAACAGCCAGTTGCGACGGTACGATACCGATAAGATCGCGTTCGACTCAAATATTTATACGCTAAGGTCCACGTACCAATTTACACGCTTTACGTTCATTCGTGCCCGCATCGATTACGATACGCTTAGGAATCGAACGGCGGGGCAGTTCCTGTTCGGATGGAGCCCGCATCCCGGAACGGCGTTCTACGCCGGCTATAATGACGATTTGAACTATCGCGGCTATAATCGATTTACGCAGAACTACACACCGGGATTTGAACGCAACTCGCGCACTTTCTTTATCAGGGCATCCTACCTCTTCCGCAAAAGCTTCTAG
- a CDS encoding EAL domain-containing protein, whose protein sequence is MDAVERNKNIFIAAIAPLALGTVVFALIGLGTKEFDPGIGIIGIFTVFCSYFLRIQLPRARMSLTVSDALVILAMVLYGVEVAVILSILDMVAVRLHLWRANGKVNPKGAIVSLSVAPIAVFAAFYAVQLLFGSSEAVLARNDLTSFIWLFVTITAVLFMVSSFLTAAFYSIGHDHGLWRVWSESCFDGALVYLVGGAMAGVIVKALGRIDIYLLATLVSILGLVFLIFRRVIRNMNRALATATDAEHKRAELAEQHVRELKHYVEELERSSEALQESHANFRHAAYHDALTGLPNRNYFLDQLKTLLRQSREANDCNFSVLLLDLNRFKTINDSLGHSIGDRLIRNVGKRLAGMVREQDMVGRFSGDKFGIILTGLGSRDEATAFAERLAKRVAEPYTLDGRQVFTSLKMGIAFGSPKYAEAEDILRDADIAMYNAKDQSEPHVIFDQKMHIRAVTRLQLETDLRFAIERREFELHYQPIIALDNASLVGFEALVRWNHPQRGLVPPNEFIPIAESTGLVIPMTLQILNMACNQIVQWQKQRPAETPLSVAVNLSGKHFAHPDLVDQIRSVINESGIEPSSLKLELTESAVMENAETAILMLKEIKSTGVQISIDDFGTGYSSLSYLHKFPIDLLKVDRSFVSAMESNTDNGEIVRTVIALAKVLNFKVVAEGIESIHQFHQLRILGCEYGQGYLFSKPLKVSDVNKLLSETNRWQNILPGAAGAIRQNPNISHLRLAQ, encoded by the coding sequence ATGGACGCCGTCGAAAGAAACAAGAATATATTTATTGCGGCTATCGCCCCGCTCGCGCTAGGCACTGTCGTGTTCGCACTGATCGGACTGGGAACGAAAGAGTTCGATCCGGGAATCGGGATCATCGGCATCTTCACGGTATTTTGCAGCTACTTCTTGCGTATCCAATTGCCGCGCGCCCGAATGAGCCTGACGGTGTCAGATGCACTTGTGATCCTGGCAATGGTGCTTTACGGCGTGGAGGTAGCGGTCATTCTCTCAATACTTGATATGGTCGCCGTTAGGCTTCACCTTTGGCGGGCCAACGGCAAGGTTAACCCAAAGGGAGCGATCGTCAGCCTCTCGGTGGCGCCGATAGCCGTTTTTGCAGCGTTCTATGCCGTGCAGCTACTATTTGGTTCATCTGAAGCAGTACTCGCACGCAATGACCTTACCAGCTTTATTTGGCTGTTCGTCACGATAACAGCCGTCCTTTTCATGGTCAGTTCCTTCCTCACCGCAGCTTTTTACTCGATAGGTCATGACCACGGATTATGGCGTGTATGGTCTGAGAGTTGTTTTGACGGTGCTCTTGTCTATTTGGTCGGCGGCGCGATGGCCGGTGTTATCGTGAAGGCTTTGGGCCGTATAGATATCTATCTTCTGGCTACGCTGGTATCGATCTTAGGCCTCGTTTTTCTCATCTTCCGAAGGGTTATTCGGAATATGAACCGCGCTCTTGCTACGGCTACCGATGCCGAACATAAGCGTGCCGAACTTGCCGAGCAGCACGTAAGGGAACTGAAACATTACGTCGAAGAACTTGAACGCAGCAGTGAGGCACTGCAAGAGAGCCACGCGAACTTCCGCCATGCTGCGTATCACGATGCTCTGACGGGCCTGCCGAACAGAAATTATTTCCTCGATCAGCTGAAAACACTTCTCCGCCAGAGCCGCGAGGCCAACGACTGTAATTTCTCAGTTCTGCTGCTTGACCTCAACAGGTTCAAGACGATCAACGACAGTCTGGGCCACTCGATCGGCGACAGGCTTATACGCAATGTCGGTAAGCGTCTCGCGGGCATGGTTCGGGAGCAGGATATGGTGGGCCGTTTTTCGGGCGATAAATTCGGGATAATTCTGACCGGTCTCGGATCAAGGGATGAGGCCACCGCCTTCGCCGAACGTTTGGCAAAGCGCGTGGCTGAGCCATATACGCTCGACGGCCGGCAGGTGTTTACGAGTTTGAAAATGGGGATCGCATTCGGAAGTCCGAAATACGCGGAGGCTGAAGATATCCTTCGCGATGCGGATATCGCAATGTACAACGCAAAGGATCAGAGCGAACCGCATGTGATCTTTGACCAGAAGATGCATATCCGTGCTGTTACGCGGCTGCAGCTCGAAACTGACCTTCGATTTGCGATCGAGCGACGAGAGTTCGAACTTCACTATCAGCCGATCATCGCTCTAGACAATGCATCGCTCGTGGGCTTTGAGGCCCTCGTTCGGTGGAATCATCCGCAGCGGGGCCTTGTGCCGCCCAACGAATTCATCCCGATAGCAGAAAGCACAGGCCTTGTTATCCCGATGACCCTGCAGATACTGAACATGGCCTGCAATCAGATAGTGCAGTGGCAAAAACAGCGGCCAGCGGAAACGCCGCTGAGCGTTGCCGTGAATCTTTCGGGTAAACATTTTGCTCATCCCGATCTTGTGGATCAGATCCGTTCAGTGATCAATGAGTCGGGCATTGAGCCGTCGAGCCTAAAGCTGGAACTTACGGAAAGCGCCGTAATGGAGAACGCTGAGACCGCGATCTTGATGCTAAAGGAGATCAAATCGACGGGTGTTCAGATAAGTATAGATGACTTCGGGACGGGATATTCAAGCCTCAGTTATCTTCATAAATTCCCGATAGACCTGCTGAAGGTTGACCGGTCGTTCGTGAGTGCGATGGAGAGCAATACGGATAACGGCGAGATCGTCCGAACCGTCATCGCCCTGGCAAAGGTTTTGAACTTTAAGGTCGTCGCCGAAGGCATTGAAAGCATTCATCAGTTTCATCAGCTGAGGATCCTCGGTTGCGAATACGGGCAAGGCTATCTTTTCTCGAAGCCCCTGAAGGTCAGTGATGTGAACAAGCTTCTGAGCGAAACTAACAGGTGGCAGAACATACTTCCCGGAGCCGCGGGAGCGATCAGGCAAAATCCTAATATTTCGCATCTGAGGCTCGCTCAGTAA
- a CDS encoding S9 family peptidase codes for MKPPIAKKVPQILKIHGYEITDNYFWLRGDKDHLDPAIRSYLEDNNRYTESVMGKYQGFVNSLYEEMIGRVKQDDESVPYKKGNYWYFTRTEKGKQYATYLRGTRQDGSDASILLDTNEMAKPYKFFAINEFDVSDDGNILAFSVDTTGYRQYTLRFKDLRTGNILPDKIERVTSFTWTPDNKTVFFTTEDAKTKRTDTAWRYVLGSQQAPAKVFYDDDVLFGVYVGRSRDGKMLFIGSGAKTMDEFRYLAADTPDGEWNVFSPRREGHQYSLNFDQGEFFVVTNKDGAENFKVMKVSASNPAEKNWKDYIPYDPKVHIDGIDLFDGSAILSVKENGLEYLRVLDRKTRRAPMVIATPESVYTMSLTYNPEYSTPVIRYRYSSMITPNSVYEFDLKTRKSKLIKQEEIPSGYDKTKYETERVWAVARDGVKVPVVVMMKKGTKLDGKSPMLLYGYGSYGASMTAGFSAARLSLVDRGMIYGLALIRGGGELGEAWRLAGRMYTKMNTFNDFVDSAKWLIANKYTSSDRLVIQGGSAGGLLMGASVNRSPETFKAAIVQVPFVDVMNTMLDETLPLTTEEWIEWGNPHIKKDWDYMVQYSPYENVKAQPYPNMLIEVSLNDSQVPYWEGAKFAAKVRELKTNDSVILLKTNMGAGHGGSSGRYDRLKEVAFDYAYALTQTGITK; via the coding sequence ATGAAACCACCGATCGCAAAAAAAGTTCCGCAGATATTGAAGATCCATGGCTATGAGATCACGGATAATTACTTCTGGCTTCGGGGCGATAAGGATCATCTCGATCCCGCGATCCGCAGCTATCTTGAAGACAATAACCGATACACGGAATCGGTCATGGGCAAGTATCAGGGCTTCGTAAACTCGCTTTATGAAGAGATGATCGGGCGGGTCAAACAGGACGACGAAAGCGTGCCGTATAAGAAGGGCAATTATTGGTACTTTACGCGAACCGAGAAGGGAAAGCAGTATGCGACGTACCTTCGCGGCACACGACAAGACGGCAGCGATGCTTCGATCCTGCTTGATACGAACGAGATGGCAAAGCCGTACAAATTCTTTGCGATAAATGAGTTCGATGTCAGTGATGACGGTAATATACTGGCATTTTCGGTCGATACGACCGGCTATCGGCAGTACACGCTCCGGTTCAAAGATCTGCGGACCGGCAACATCCTCCCTGATAAGATCGAGCGTGTAACTTCTTTTACATGGACGCCCGACAACAAGACGGTCTTCTTTACGACCGAGGATGCGAAGACTAAGCGTACCGATACCGCATGGCGTTATGTGCTCGGGTCGCAACAGGCGCCCGCGAAAGTATTCTACGACGACGATGTTCTTTTCGGGGTCTATGTAGGCCGAAGCCGCGACGGCAAGATGCTGTTCATCGGTTCCGGGGCCAAGACGATGGATGAATTCCGCTATCTGGCGGCTGATACGCCAGACGGTGAGTGGAATGTGTTCAGCCCTCGACGCGAAGGCCACCAATACTCACTCAATTTCGATCAGGGCGAGTTCTTTGTGGTGACCAACAAGGACGGTGCCGAGAATTTTAAGGTGATGAAGGTCTCGGCAAGCAACCCTGCCGAAAAAAATTGGAAAGACTATATACCGTATGACCCGAAGGTTCACATCGACGGGATCGATCTTTTTGACGGCTCTGCGATCCTGTCCGTCAAGGAGAACGGGCTTGAGTACCTGCGGGTCCTGGATAGGAAAACGCGGCGTGCTCCGATGGTCATCGCGACGCCCGAAAGTGTTTATACGATGAGTCTTACATACAATCCTGAGTACAGCACGCCCGTAATACGTTATCGTTATTCGTCAATGATCACTCCGAATTCCGTTTATGAGTTCGATCTTAAGACACGCAAAAGCAAGCTCATAAAGCAGGAAGAGATACCAAGCGGTTACGATAAGACGAAGTACGAGACCGAACGCGTTTGGGCCGTCGCACGCGACGGCGTAAAGGTACCTGTCGTCGTAATGATGAAAAAAGGTACGAAACTGGACGGCAAGTCTCCGATGCTGCTCTATGGATACGGTTCATACGGAGCGTCGATGACCGCCGGATTCTCGGCCGCGCGTCTCTCGCTGGTCGATCGCGGAATGATCTACGGCCTTGCCCTGATCCGCGGAGGCGGTGAACTTGGCGAAGCGTGGCGTCTCGCCGGGCGTATGTACACCAAGATGAATACGTTCAACGACTTTGTGGACTCGGCAAAGTGGCTGATCGCAAATAAATATACATCGAGCGACCGCTTGGTCATCCAAGGAGGTTCCGCAGGCGGCCTGCTGATGGGCGCATCCGTCAATCGATCGCCCGAGACATTCAAGGCGGCGATCGTGCAGGTGCCGTTCGTTGATGTTATGAACACGATGCTCGATGAGACGCTGCCGCTCACTACCGAAGAATGGATCGAATGGGGAAATCCTCATATTAAAAAGGACTGGGATTACATGGTGCAGTACTCACCATATGAAAATGTAAAGGCCCAGCCGTATCCTAATATGCTCATCGAGGTATCGCTTAACGACAGTCAAGTTCCGTATTGGGAAGGGGCGAAATTTGCCGCCAAAGTCCGCGAGTTGAAGACCAATGACAGTGTGATCCTGCTAAAAACAAATATGGGTGCGGGGCATGGGGGTTCATCTGGACGCTATGACCGGCTAAAAGAAGTTGCCTTCGATTATGCCTACGCTCTCACCCAGACCGGCATCACAAAGTAG
- a CDS encoding citrate synthase (catalyzes the formation of citrate from acetyl-CoA and oxaloacetate) yields the protein MSTGTETTGTASAGLRGVVAAQSSIGDVNGEQGILIYQGYDIHDLAQHSTFEEVIFLIWNGRLPKQDELEALTADIRANYAVPAEILAGMKYMPKDANPMDVVRTCVSALDFYDKDGRKTDRESAMRSAIKLTGQIGTIAAAWDRIRNAKDPVTPDASLSIAENFLYMLRGAKPDAEEAKMFDIALILHADHELNASTFTTRVVAGTLAGMYGCITAGIAALAGPLHGGANTAVMKMLIEIGELDNVDAWVEKALEEKRKIMGIGHAVYKTEDPRATWLRKFSKQMADKTGESKWFEMSQRIEKLMHDKKGMYPNVDFYSASTYYLMGIALDMYTPIFAVSRISGWTGHVLEQYANNKLIRPRAEYVGPRDLKYVPIAER from the coding sequence ATGAGTACAGGTACTGAAACTACGGGAACGGCATCGGCAGGACTTAGGGGCGTCGTTGCGGCGCAAAGTTCGATCGGCGACGTGAACGGCGAGCAGGGCATCCTGATCTATCAGGGATACGATATACACGATCTTGCACAGCATTCGACATTTGAGGAAGTGATATTTTTGATTTGGAACGGGCGTCTGCCGAAGCAGGACGAGCTTGAGGCCCTGACGGCCGATATACGGGCGAACTATGCGGTTCCGGCCGAGATACTCGCGGGCATGAAGTATATGCCGAAAGACGCGAACCCGATGGATGTGGTCAGAACGTGCGTTTCCGCGTTGGATTTTTACGACAAGGACGGCCGAAAGACCGATCGCGAGTCTGCTATGCGTTCCGCGATCAAATTGACAGGCCAGATCGGAACGATCGCAGCCGCGTGGGACCGCATCCGCAATGCTAAAGATCCGGTAACGCCGGATGCGTCGCTGTCGATCGCCGAGAATTTTTTGTATATGCTTCGCGGTGCCAAGCCGGACGCTGAAGAAGCAAAGATGTTCGACATCGCCCTCATCCTGCATGCAGATCACGAGCTGAACGCCTCGACATTCACGACGCGTGTTGTTGCGGGTACGCTCGCAGGTATGTACGGATGTATCACGGCGGGCATCGCCGCACTTGCAGGGCCGCTGCACGGCGGGGCGAACACTGCCGTTATGAAGATGCTTATCGAGATCGGCGAGCTTGATAACGTTGATGCGTGGGTCGAAAAGGCGCTCGAAGAAAAACGCAAGATCATGGGCATCGGCCATGCCGTTTATAAGACGGAGGATCCGCGGGCGACCTGGCTCAGGAAATTCTCGAAGCAGATGGCCGACAAGACCGGCGAGTCAAAGTGGTTCGAGATGTCGCAGCGTATCGAAAAACTGATGCACGACAAGAAGGGAATGTACCCGAATGTCGATTTTTACTCGGCTTCGACCTACTATCTTATGGGCATCGCCCTTGATATGTACACGCCGATCTTTGCGGTCAGCCGCATTTCGGGATGGACGGGACACGTCCTCGAGCAGTACGCGAATAACAAGCTTATTCGGCCGCGTGCGGAATACGTAGGGCCGCGTGACCTTAAGTATGTTCCTATCGCCGAAAGATGA
- a CDS encoding glycosyltransferase: MQMSEDTPNKLTRSVHITNYYHSLSGGVKTNYDRLLKAANERQRYVSLIVPDEAASVENVGDHAKIYRIAAPPSRFIDKRYRTILPTHYLQTGTPVRTVLLAEMPQMIEVYDNASVVPFAAVVRKGFFSRLGRPMLVYFTGERFDTIFKTFVIGGRIGAAVSRNLMGNFILQMFDYFIANSEFVAEEIYTATEKYARANYRIHNSLGKFFKTLPETVRERVRICPRGVDTELFSPANRSEAFRSEIIAKSGLPKDAKIMLSSTRLSTEKNVELLPHIMHHAARSADYKFFLLIAGDGPRKDDLKAAAENLCPGRVVFVGHIDKPTLARYYANADVFIHPNPREPFGNVGLEAMASGTAILAPNSGGILTYADKDNAWLVEPTAESFAAALSEIADSASERLRRIDNGLAAAAQNSQANSMSRLFATYDELYADFRARGLTNPRQKG; the protein is encoded by the coding sequence ATGCAGATGTCCGAAGACACGCCGAACAAGTTGACCCGCTCGGTCCATATAACTAACTACTATCACAGCCTCTCCGGCGGCGTTAAAACGAACTACGACCGTCTGCTCAAAGCCGCCAATGAACGCCAAAGATACGTCAGCTTGATAGTTCCGGACGAAGCAGCGTCGGTCGAGAACGTCGGCGACCATGCCAAGATCTACCGCATCGCGGCGCCGCCCTCGCGCTTCATAGATAAGCGATACAGGACCATACTGCCGACCCATTACCTCCAAACCGGAACTCCCGTCCGCACGGTCCTGCTCGCCGAGATGCCGCAGATGATCGAGGTGTACGACAACGCATCGGTCGTGCCTTTTGCCGCAGTCGTGCGGAAAGGGTTCTTTAGCCGTCTGGGCCGCCCGATGCTCGTTTACTTCACCGGCGAACGCTTCGACACCATCTTTAAGACCTTTGTGATCGGCGGCAGGATCGGCGCGGCCGTTTCAAGGAACCTGATGGGCAACTTCATCCTGCAGATGTTCGATTACTTTATCGCGAACTCCGAGTTCGTTGCCGAGGAGATCTACACTGCGACCGAAAAGTATGCCCGCGCGAACTACCGCATCCACAACAGCCTCGGGAAGTTCTTCAAAACATTGCCCGAGACCGTGCGCGAACGCGTGCGGATCTGCCCGAGAGGCGTCGATACCGAACTGTTCTCTCCGGCTAACCGCTCTGAAGCCTTCCGCAGCGAGATCATCGCTAAATCAGGCCTCCCAAAGGACGCGAAGATAATGCTCTCATCCACAAGGCTCTCGACCGAAAAGAATGTGGAACTGTTGCCCCATATCATGCACCACGCCGCACGCTCGGCGGATTACAAATTCTTCCTGTTGATAGCCGGCGACGGCCCGAGAAAGGACGACCTTAAGGCGGCGGCCGAGAACCTTTGTCCGGGAAGGGTCGTCTTTGTCGGGCATATCGACAAGCCGACGCTGGCAAGATATTACGCAAATGCTGACGTCTTTATCCATCCCAATCCGCGGGAGCCGTTCGGTAATGTGGGCCTCGAAGCCATGGCATCGGGTACCGCTATTCTCGCGCCGAACTCCGGCGGCATCCTTACATACGCCGACAAAGATAATGCGTGGCTCGTCGAACCTACGGCAGAGAGCTTCGCTGCCGCTCTTTCCGAGATCGCAGACAGCGCGAGCGAGCGGCTTCGCAGGATAGATAACGGCCTTGCCGCCGCGGCCCAAAACAGCCAAGCGAACAGTATGTCAAGACTCTTTGCAACCTATGACGAACTCTATGCGGACTTTCGTGCACGCGGGCTGACAAATCCCAGACAGAAAGGCTGA
- a CDS encoding glycosyltransferase: MSDTPRVAFFPDSYLEVNGAAMTCRRLVEYAAKEGFPFLVVHAGSENRTVTDGSVTHFSLKRSLVNIALDEELAYDPLFERHQGKVRKMLEEFKPDVIHITGINDVSIIGSVLAWRMHLPLLGSWHTNVHEFAARRIERMLRFLPKGFVNRLSAFAERKIKAGTMLYYKQPQVILSPNPELVEELGRRTGRPSKLMARGIDPVFFSPEKRTVSHNVFRIGSVGRLRAEKNVRVLIDVEKAFLDAGIDDFEMLIVGEGTEREFLEKNLTKARFTGFLSGEPLAEAYANMDVFMFPSETDAFGNVAQEANASGVPAIVSDKGGPKFIIDEGENGFIAKERADYAKFALQLYNDRQLLAEMKSNARLAGRSNSWDAIFDGVYDAYRMAIARHK; encoded by the coding sequence GTGAGTGATACTCCGCGGGTCGCATTCTTCCCCGATTCATATCTCGAAGTGAACGGCGCGGCCATGACCTGTCGCCGTCTTGTGGAATATGCCGCGAAGGAGGGCTTCCCTTTCCTTGTTGTCCACGCCGGTTCTGAGAATAGGACGGTTACGGACGGCAGCGTTACGCATTTTTCGCTAAAGCGTTCGCTCGTCAATATCGCACTTGATGAGGAACTTGCATACGATCCGCTATTCGAACGTCATCAGGGTAAGGTACGGAAAATGCTTGAGGAATTCAAGCCGGACGTGATCCACATAACGGGCATCAATGATGTCAGCATCATCGGTTCGGTGCTTGCGTGGCGAATGCATTTGCCGCTGCTCGGCTCGTGGCACACTAATGTGCACGAATTCGCCGCACGCCGCATCGAGCGCATGCTTCGATTCCTGCCGAAAGGTTTTGTAAACCGCCTAAGCGCGTTCGCCGAGCGTAAGATCAAGGCGGGTACGATGCTCTATTACAAACAGCCGCAAGTGATCCTTTCGCCGAACCCCGAACTTGTCGAGGAACTCGGCCGACGGACAGGGCGGCCATCGAAACTGATGGCGCGAGGCATCGACCCTGTTTTCTTTTCACCGGAGAAGCGTACCGTGAGCCATAACGTCTTTCGGATCGGATCGGTCGGCAGGCTGCGGGCGGAAAAGAATGTCCGCGTGCTTATTGACGTCGAGAAGGCGTTCCTTGACGCAGGGATCGACGACTTCGAGATGCTGATCGTGGGCGAAGGCACCGAACGCGAGTTCCTTGAGAAGAATCTTACAAAGGCGCGCTTCACCGGCTTTCTCTCGGGCGAACCGCTGGCCGAAGCATACGCGAACATGGATGTCTTTATGTTCCCGTCCGAGACCGACGCCTTTGGGAACGTCGCTCAAGAGGCGAACGCATCGGGCGTTCCGGCGATAGTTTCGGACAAAGGCGGGCCGAAATTCATCATAGACGAGGGCGAGAACGGCTTTATTGCAAAGGAACGTGCCGATTATGCAAAATTCGCACTTCAACTTTACAATGATAGGCAGCTGCTGGCTGAAATGAAGTCGAACGCGCGCCTCGCCGGGCGATCCAACTCGTGGGACGCGATCTTTGACGGAGTTTACGACGCCTACCGCATGGCAATAGCACGTCATAAATGA